In one Achromobacter spanius genomic region, the following are encoded:
- a CDS encoding isoleucyl-tRNA synthetase, with amino-acid sequence MSAQISTPYSFPAAASTQQHHMPAPGQAGLFSLLWAAYCQWRLQSRLRNLAADMDPHIMKDMGVPEWLIHESTVQRQLERMRNADYLRW; translated from the coding sequence ATGTCTGCCCAAATTTCTACTCCGTATTCCTTCCCCGCCGCCGCATCAACCCAGCAGCACCACATGCCCGCGCCGGGCCAGGCTGGATTGTTTAGCCTGTTGTGGGCGGCGTACTGCCAATGGCGGCTTCAGTCTCGTCTGCGCAATCTCGCCGCTGATATGGATCCGCACATCATGAAAGACATGGGCGTTCCAGAGTGGCTGATCCACGAAAGCACGGTTCAACGCCAACTGGAGCGCATGCGCAATGCCGACTACCTGCGCTGGTAG
- a CDS encoding antibiotic biosynthesis monooxygenase family protein: MIQEIASIHVREGQEALFEAGVAQAKPLFLRARGCHGMALHRSIEQPQRYTLVVDWETVENHMVDFRESPDFQEWRKLVGGFFVEPPLVHHEQKVI, translated from the coding sequence ATGATCCAGGAAATTGCCAGCATCCATGTGCGCGAAGGTCAGGAAGCGCTATTCGAAGCAGGCGTCGCGCAAGCCAAGCCCTTGTTCCTGCGCGCCCGCGGATGCCACGGCATGGCACTGCACCGCAGTATCGAACAGCCCCAGCGCTACACCCTGGTGGTTGACTGGGAAACGGTGGAAAACCACATGGTGGACTTCCGCGAATCGCCCGACTTCCAGGAATGGCGCAAGCTTGTCGGCGGATTCTTCGTAGAGCCGCCCCTGGTGCATCACGAACAAAAAGTGATCTGA
- a CDS encoding DUF3772 domain-containing protein: protein MPAFAALIAALLLTFCLMPALAAPPQNPAEFETQLAAARKQIDDMRKRVADETDDATLVKQRGDALDIQSKADAVSEALTPQLASVTARLSELGTAPDGAKEAPDVAAQRAQLEKNSRALDAQIKLARLLSVDAGQTAEQISAQRRTQFQARLGERRDSFLSGQFWTEFQEEFPRDLQRLEALGDDLTTAVGQTPKWGWLLLGGAAALTIALRIWIGRLILRLTATRVPPGRLRRSFLAVAQVMLSVATPGIIALLIHTGLDWDSQLSDNTVSLLATLVATVCFGGFVSGLGNALLSRSRPSWRLPPISNAAATRLQWLPNLLGTLVVMIWLAERLPVLLNASLTTTITLTGIVAALIMATMSAVLVIGRRLRQKLIQETEAPAPFWISLLLGILWTVLVLSLACLLAGYVAFGAFLVKQALWVLIVLASAYLMSILIEDGFSTLLGTTHREGEREGASLRDQAAVLLSGIGRVMVALLAIILLVAPFGEGPMDLVQRFDQLHKGLEIGEAQIRPGAVLQALLVLALSLLSVKLLKRWLSNRYLPTTELDPGMQLSAATLFGYAGFVIAFALSLSAAGIGLERVAWIASALSVGIGFGLQAVVQNFVSGLILLAERPVKVGDWVSLGGVEGDILRINVRATEIQMGDRSTVIVPNSEFVTKTVRNVTHSNPLGLVQIKLPMPLSTDAEAVRELILQAFNDHEDVLDTPAPNVFLDGIENGHLIFNARGYVSSPRAAYGVRSALLFTVLKRLHDAGLEVSSPPTMVLSSPSPSPLSGGQETKGVAPPPPA from the coding sequence ATGCCCGCCTTCGCGGCGCTGATCGCAGCATTGCTGCTGACATTCTGCCTGATGCCCGCCCTTGCGGCGCCACCTCAGAACCCGGCGGAATTCGAAACGCAGTTGGCCGCCGCCCGCAAGCAGATCGACGACATGCGCAAGCGTGTCGCGGACGAAACCGATGACGCCACACTGGTCAAACAACGTGGCGACGCACTCGACATCCAGTCCAAGGCCGACGCGGTCAGCGAGGCGTTGACCCCCCAATTGGCCAGTGTGACCGCCCGGTTGAGCGAACTGGGTACGGCGCCGGATGGCGCCAAGGAAGCGCCCGACGTGGCGGCCCAGCGCGCGCAGTTGGAGAAGAACAGCCGTGCGCTGGATGCGCAGATCAAGCTGGCCCGGCTATTGTCGGTGGACGCGGGCCAGACTGCTGAACAGATTTCGGCACAGCGGCGCACACAATTCCAGGCGCGCCTGGGCGAACGCCGCGATTCATTCCTGTCGGGCCAGTTCTGGACCGAATTCCAGGAAGAGTTTCCGCGCGACCTTCAGCGCCTGGAAGCCTTGGGCGATGACCTGACGACCGCCGTCGGCCAAACGCCGAAGTGGGGCTGGCTGCTGCTGGGCGGCGCCGCCGCGCTGACCATTGCGCTGCGCATCTGGATCGGCCGGTTGATCCTTCGGCTGACCGCGACCCGCGTGCCGCCCGGCCGCCTGCGCCGCTCGTTCCTGGCCGTGGCGCAAGTGATGCTGTCGGTGGCCACGCCCGGCATCATCGCCTTGCTGATCCACACCGGCCTGGATTGGGATTCGCAACTGTCCGACAACACCGTCTCGCTGCTGGCCACCTTGGTCGCCACCGTCTGTTTCGGTGGGTTCGTCTCGGGCCTGGGCAATGCACTGCTGTCCAGAAGCCGCCCTTCCTGGCGCTTGCCGCCCATCAGCAATGCCGCCGCCACGCGGCTGCAATGGTTGCCGAATCTGCTGGGCACGCTGGTGGTGATGATCTGGCTGGCGGAACGCCTGCCGGTATTGCTCAACGCCAGCCTGACCACGACGATCACGCTGACCGGCATCGTCGCCGCCCTGATCATGGCGACGATGAGCGCCGTGCTGGTGATCGGCCGGCGCTTGCGGCAAAAGCTGATCCAGGAAACCGAGGCGCCCGCGCCCTTCTGGATTTCGTTGCTGCTGGGCATCCTCTGGACGGTGCTGGTCCTGAGCCTGGCCTGCTTGCTGGCGGGCTATGTCGCGTTCGGCGCCTTCCTGGTCAAGCAGGCGTTGTGGGTGCTGATCGTGCTGGCCTCCGCCTACCTGATGTCGATACTGATCGAGGACGGGTTCAGCACGCTGCTGGGCACAACGCACCGCGAAGGCGAAAGAGAAGGCGCCAGCCTGCGCGACCAAGCGGCCGTTTTACTTTCCGGCATTGGGCGCGTGATGGTCGCTTTGCTGGCCATCATCTTGCTGGTGGCCCCGTTTGGCGAGGGTCCGATGGACCTGGTGCAACGCTTTGACCAACTGCACAAGGGCCTGGAGATCGGGGAAGCGCAGATCCGCCCCGGCGCCGTGCTGCAAGCGCTGTTGGTGTTGGCCTTGTCGCTGCTCAGCGTCAAATTGCTCAAGCGCTGGCTGTCGAACCGCTATCTGCCCACCACGGAACTGGATCCGGGCATGCAGCTATCCGCCGCCACCTTGTTCGGCTATGCGGGCTTTGTGATTGCTTTTGCGCTGTCGTTGTCGGCCGCCGGCATCGGCCTGGAGCGCGTGGCTTGGATCGCCAGCGCCCTATCGGTGGGTATCGGTTTCGGCTTGCAAGCCGTGGTGCAGAACTTCGTGTCGGGCCTGATCCTGCTGGCCGAACGGCCGGTGAAAGTGGGCGACTGGGTATCCTTGGGCGGCGTCGAAGGCGACATCCTGCGCATCAACGTGCGCGCCACCGAAATCCAGATGGGCGACCGCTCCACCGTGATCGTGCCGAACTCTGAATTCGTGACGAAAACCGTGCGCAACGTGACCCATTCGAATCCGCTTGGGCTGGTGCAGATCAAGTTGCCAATGCCGCTGTCGACAGACGCCGAGGCGGTGCGCGAACTGATCCTGCAAGCCTTCAATGACCATGAGGATGTGCTGGACACCCCCGCCCCCAACGTGTTTCTGGACGGCATTGAAAACGGGCATCTGATCTTCAACGCCAGGGGCTATGTGTCGTCGCCGCGCGCCGCCTACGGAGTACGCAGCGCCCTGCTGTTCACCGTGCTCAAGCGCTTGCATGACGCCGGGCTGGAAGTGTCGTCGCCGCCCACGATGGTGCTGTCGTCGCCGTCGCCGTCGCCGTTGAGCGGCGGGCAGGAGACCAAGGGAGTGGCGCCGCCGCCCCCGGCGTAG
- a CDS encoding LysR family transcriptional regulator — translation MDVRALRYFVETVRHASFTQAAKTLFVTQSTVSKMIRQLEDEAGTPLLIRDGHTARPTDTGRVMYQRGLQVLETMRQLSEEMRQTADLRRGALEVGIPPMINLLFTPVVKRFRELHPGIHLTLREGTGQAVEGLVASGELEVGATILPIAPDGGLAAQPFGNYPIWVIGPPDAPWAGKTSLPLSALRDARLLIPTDDFAITRRLRQAFADAGFQPGIAAQSAHWDFLVAMASAGLGVALLPEPLMQRMKTRGLSTAKLAKSGMQWEVGHIWLQSGYLSYAARAWLDVCDAVLGKPKKAVPRGMPARPS, via the coding sequence ATGGACGTGCGCGCATTGCGGTATTTCGTTGAAACCGTCAGACATGCCAGCTTCACGCAGGCGGCCAAGACGCTGTTCGTGACGCAGTCCACGGTCAGCAAAATGATTCGCCAATTGGAAGATGAGGCCGGAACGCCGCTGCTGATTCGCGACGGCCATACCGCCCGGCCCACCGACACCGGCCGCGTCATGTACCAGCGCGGTCTCCAGGTGCTGGAGACCATGCGCCAACTCAGCGAAGAAATGCGCCAGACGGCCGACTTGCGGCGCGGGGCGCTGGAGGTGGGCATTCCGCCCATGATCAACCTGCTGTTCACGCCGGTGGTGAAGCGCTTTCGCGAACTGCATCCCGGTATTCATCTGACGCTGCGCGAGGGCACCGGCCAAGCGGTTGAAGGCCTGGTCGCCAGCGGTGAACTGGAAGTCGGCGCCACCATCCTGCCCATTGCGCCCGATGGCGGGTTGGCCGCGCAGCCGTTCGGCAACTACCCCATCTGGGTGATCGGGCCGCCCGACGCGCCGTGGGCCGGCAAGACGTCTCTGCCCTTAAGCGCCTTGCGCGACGCGCGCCTGCTGATTCCGACCGACGACTTCGCCATCACTCGCCGCTTGCGCCAGGCCTTCGCCGACGCGGGCTTTCAACCTGGCATCGCCGCCCAAAGCGCGCACTGGGACTTTCTGGTCGCGATGGCGTCCGCTGGGTTGGGCGTGGCGCTGCTGCCCGAACCCCTGATGCAGCGCATGAAGACGCGCGGCCTAAGCACCGCCAAGCTGGCGAAGTCGGGCATGCAATGGGAGGTGGGGCATATCTGGCTGCAATCGGGCTACCTGTCGTACGCCGCGCGGGCATGGCTGGACGTCTGCGATGCGGTGCTGGGCAAACCGAAAAAAGCCGTGCCACGGGGTATGCCGGCGCGGCCGAGTTGA
- a CDS encoding acetyl-CoA hydrolase/transferase family protein — translation MHLDRIRHPGLLTKITSADQAALLIQDGMTVGMSGFTRAGDCKSVPAALASRAEREPLSITLITGASLGHDTDKMLAQANALARRMPFQVDTTLRRKINQGDIAFIDQHLSETVEQLRAGHIGPINVAIIEAAAITETGAIVPTMSVGNSASFAQQADKIIIELNVGVPAAIEGLHDIYVPAERPARQPIGLMSVDQRIGQPFIQVDPGKIAAIVITDKPDSPSNALPPDDETNAIAGHINTFLRGEVDAGRLSNSLLPLQAGIGTIANAVLHGFESSDFDALTMYSEVLQDSAIELLDQGKLAFASASSITVSKPVYDKILANMEHYRERIVLRPQEISNAPEVVRRLGVIAINTALEFDIYGNVNSTHVGGTHMMNGIGGSGDFARNAHLAIFVSKSMAKNGDISSVVPMVSHVDHTEHDVDVLVTECGLADLRGLAPRERARAIIQHCVHPSYRAALQDYFDRACERGGQTPHLLEEAFSWHQRFNETDSMLPAKPSARKAA, via the coding sequence ATGCATCTCGACCGTATCCGCCATCCTGGCCTGCTCACCAAGATCACGTCCGCCGACCAGGCGGCATTGTTGATCCAGGATGGGATGACCGTTGGCATGAGCGGGTTCACCCGCGCGGGCGACTGTAAGTCCGTGCCGGCGGCGCTGGCCAGCCGCGCCGAGCGCGAGCCGCTGTCGATCACGCTGATCACGGGCGCGTCCTTGGGCCACGATACCGACAAGATGCTGGCCCAGGCGAACGCGTTGGCACGCCGCATGCCGTTTCAGGTCGACACCACGCTGCGACGCAAGATCAACCAGGGCGACATCGCTTTCATCGATCAGCATCTGTCTGAAACGGTGGAGCAATTGCGGGCCGGCCATATCGGACCGATCAATGTGGCCATCATCGAAGCCGCCGCCATCACCGAAACCGGCGCGATTGTGCCCACGATGTCGGTGGGCAATTCGGCATCGTTCGCGCAGCAGGCCGACAAGATCATCATCGAGCTGAACGTGGGTGTGCCCGCCGCCATCGAAGGGCTGCACGACATCTACGTGCCGGCCGAGCGCCCCGCGCGCCAGCCCATCGGCCTGATGTCAGTGGACCAGCGTATCGGCCAGCCTTTCATTCAGGTCGACCCGGGCAAGATTGCCGCGATCGTCATCACGGACAAGCCGGATAGTCCGTCCAACGCCTTGCCGCCGGACGACGAGACCAACGCCATCGCCGGTCATATCAATACGTTCCTGCGGGGTGAAGTGGATGCTGGCCGCCTGAGCAATTCGCTGCTGCCGCTGCAGGCGGGTATTGGAACCATCGCCAACGCCGTACTGCACGGCTTCGAATCGTCGGACTTCGATGCGCTGACCATGTATTCCGAAGTGCTGCAAGACAGCGCCATTGAATTGCTGGACCAGGGCAAGCTTGCGTTCGCCTCGGCCTCGTCCATCACCGTGTCCAAACCGGTGTACGACAAAATTCTGGCGAACATGGAGCATTACCGCGAACGCATCGTGCTGCGGCCGCAGGAAATCAGCAATGCGCCTGAGGTCGTCCGCCGCCTGGGTGTTATCGCAATCAATACGGCTTTGGAATTCGACATTTACGGTAACGTGAATTCCACGCACGTTGGCGGCACGCACATGATGAACGGCATCGGCGGCTCGGGCGATTTTGCGCGCAACGCCCATCTGGCTATCTTCGTTTCTAAGTCGATGGCCAAGAACGGTGACATTTCAAGCGTTGTGCCAATGGTGTCTCATGTGGACCATACCGAGCACGACGTGGATGTGCTAGTCACCGAATGCGGTCTGGCTGATCTGCGCGGCTTGGCTCCCCGCGAGCGCGCGCGCGCCATCATCCAGCATTGCGTGCATCCGTCCTACCGCGCGGCCCTGCAAGATTATTTCGACCGCGCCTGCGAACGTGGCGGGCAAACGCCGCACCTTCTGGAAGAGGCGTTTTCGTGGCATCAACGTTTCAACGAAACGGATTCCATGCTGCCGGCCAAGCCTTCGGCCCGCAAGGCGGCCTGA
- a CDS encoding LysR substrate-binding domain-containing protein, whose amino-acid sequence MRLPLNTLPAFRAVAELQNLRAAAERLHLTHSAVSQQIKGLEEQLGFPLFERSGRGIVLNSAGAALLCSVQSALALLDEGVMAAAASATGSEQRLRVSVLPSFAQRWLLPRMARWRARNPGLSLEIETSQQVVDLVRDGFHAALRFGRGPWAGVESEPLFDMPLPLIALASPETAAQLEDDSAETLARQPLLGEREMWQHWFNAAGLRTPVTPVATFNDAGMMLQAAEQGLGITLGRELLAADALCAGRLVRVSPMSVHYEQAQTYHLVYPPSLRDWAPLVALKQWLHDELELSRCALVTPQQQQPTN is encoded by the coding sequence ATGCGCCTGCCCCTGAATACCTTGCCCGCCTTTCGCGCGGTGGCCGAACTGCAGAACTTGCGCGCGGCTGCCGAAAGGCTGCACTTGACGCACAGCGCGGTCAGCCAGCAGATCAAAGGGTTGGAAGAGCAACTGGGCTTTCCGCTGTTTGAGCGCAGTGGACGTGGCATCGTCTTGAACAGCGCGGGCGCGGCGCTGCTGTGCAGCGTGCAGAGCGCACTGGCGCTGCTGGATGAGGGCGTTATGGCTGCGGCGGCGTCAGCCACGGGCAGTGAGCAGCGGCTGCGGGTGTCGGTGTTGCCCTCGTTCGCGCAGCGTTGGCTGTTGCCTCGCATGGCACGCTGGCGCGCGCGAAATCCGGGGCTTTCGCTAGAGATTGAAACGTCTCAGCAAGTTGTCGATTTGGTACGCGACGGCTTTCATGCGGCCTTGCGATTTGGGCGCGGCCCCTGGGCGGGGGTGGAGTCTGAGCCGCTGTTCGACATGCCCTTGCCATTGATCGCTTTAGCCTCGCCGGAGACCGCGGCCCAACTTGAAGACGATAGTGCTGAAACGTTGGCTCGCCAGCCGCTCCTGGGCGAGCGGGAAATGTGGCAGCACTGGTTCAACGCGGCGGGGTTGCGCACGCCCGTTACACCGGTCGCGACGTTCAACGACGCCGGCATGATGCTGCAGGCCGCCGAGCAAGGACTGGGCATTACGCTGGGCCGCGAGCTACTTGCCGCCGACGCACTGTGTGCCGGGCGCCTGGTGCGCGTGTCGCCCATGAGCGTGCACTACGAGCAAGCGCAGACTTACCACCTGGTTTATCCGCCGAGCCTGCGGGACTGGGCGCCGCTGGTTGCGCTGAAGCAGTGGTTGCATGACGAGTTGGAGCTGTCGCGCTGCGCGCTTGTCACGCCGCAGCAGCAACAGCCCACAAACTAA